Proteins from a genomic interval of candidate division TA06 bacterium:
- a CDS encoding DUF3108 domain-containing protein → MKFNQKIICLFCLLFLPAFGMTKADNGNAVAGDSSTTNSPGKKFSRGEKMTYSIEYAGITAGYSFLRVDSELTYVGERTSYHIVNETWSTPFFSKFYPVHDRFEAFTDYEHLYSLRYQKKQREGGYRHEESLTFDQEQNKVTYSTGQVIATTPQARDILTSLYWARTFSLESEKSLYIDNHTDKTNYPLEVKVHRKETIKTIFGKVECLVVEPVLRYPGLFQNKGRLWVWLTNDNRRIPVLMKSKILVGSINAVLKEYTPGIDGPNYLVTEKK, encoded by the coding sequence ATGAAATTTAACCAAAAGATCATTTGCCTGTTTTGTCTTTTGTTCCTGCCGGCTTTCGGGATGACGAAGGCAGACAATGGGAATGCAGTTGCGGGCGATTCCAGCACGACAAATAGTCCCGGAAAAAAATTCAGCCGGGGCGAGAAGATGACCTATTCCATAGAATACGCTGGGATTACCGCGGGCTATTCATTCCTGCGGGTCGACAGCGAGCTGACCTATGTGGGGGAACGCACCTCTTACCACATCGTCAACGAGACCTGGTCGACGCCGTTCTTCTCAAAATTCTACCCGGTGCACGACAGGTTTGAGGCCTTTACCGACTACGAGCACCTGTACTCCTTGCGTTACCAAAAGAAGCAGCGGGAGGGCGGCTACCGCCACGAAGAATCGCTGACGTTCGACCAGGAGCAGAACAAGGTCACCTACAGCACCGGACAGGTGATAGCCACCACTCCCCAGGCCCGGGATATCCTGACCTCGCTCTATTGGGCCAGGACCTTTTCCTTGGAGTCCGAGAAATCGCTGTATATCGACAACCACACCGACAAGACCAATTATCCGCTGGAGGTCAAGGTCCACCGCAAGGAAACGATCAAAACCATTTTCGGGAAGGTGGAATGCCTGGTGGTGGAGCCGGTGCTGCGCTATCCCGGATTGTTCCAGAACAAGGGAAGGCTGTGGGTCTGGCTGACCAACGACAACCGGCGGATTCCGGTCCTTATGAAAAGCAAGATCCTGGTTGGCTCCATCAATGCGGTGCTCAAGGAATACACTCCGGGAATAGACGGTCCGAATTATCTGGTCACCGAAAAGAAATAA